Part of the Polaribacter sp. Hel1_33_78 genome is shown below.
GGAATAATAGCTCCACCAGATATTGCCATAATTAATAAAGCTGATGCAGTTTTAGTGAATTTACCCAAACCTGTTAATGCCAAGGGCCAAATTGCTGGCCAAACTAATGCGTTTGCGATTCCTAAAGCAGCTACAAAAAGGACTGATGTAAATCCAGTTGTATAAACAATACAAAAAGAGAATACAATACCTAGAATTGCACTTATTTTTAAAGCGAAAGATTGTGTAATATATTTTGGGATTAAAAACACACCCAAACCATAAGTGGCAACCATAGCCATTAAAGTAAATAAAGTAAAAAACTTAGCTTCCTCAACAGGAATATTTAAAGATATTCCATAAGCAATAATAGTATCACCTGCTACAACTTCAACTCCAACATATAAAAACAAAGCTAAAACACCAAGCCATAAATGTGGAAACTGAAATATACTTGATTTTGCTTTTTCGTCAGAATCAGACTCTTCAATTGGATCTGCTTCTACATGCGATAAAGGAGCTTTGCGAATTAAAATACCTAACACAAATAAAACAATTGCCATTATTATATAAGGGGTAATAACACTATCTGCCATTGTATTTAATAAATTGGCTTTTTCTTCATCATTAACAATATCTAATTTTTCTTTAATTCCACTTATTCCTGATAACAAAATGGCTCCAAAAATAACAGAACCTAAAGATCCAGCCACTTTATTTGCAATACCCATTATTGCTATACGTTTTGCAGCACTTTCTATGGGGCCTAAAATTGTTATATATGGATTTGAAGCAGTTTGTAAAATGGTCATACCTGCTCCTTGTATAAAAATAGCTGTTAAAAACATCCAATAAGTTCTAGCATTTGCTGCTGGTATAAATAATAAAGCTCCTGCAGCCATTATAACTAACCCTAAAGACATTCCTTTTTTATATCCAATTTTATTGATGATATATGATGCTGGTAAAGCCATAACCACAAAAGAAATATAAGATGCAGAGGCCACTAAATAAGACTGCGCATCTGTTAATTCGTTGATGGTTTTCATAAACGGAATTAAAGCACCATTTATCCAAGTAACAAAACCGAAAATAAAGAAAAGTCCAGCAATAATAATTATTGGAACTAATGTATTGTTTTTGGCTTGTGATGGAGATTTAGTATTATTGGACATTATTTTGATTTATTTTACGTTAAGATAAATGTAAAATATAAAATAACTATGTTAAAAATAATTCTACCAATGACTTAAAATTTATGTCAAACAGATTTATTTATGAAATAAAATAATGATTATCCCATTTTTTTAATCAATATTCAAAATGGTTTTTTTTGCATGATTCACATATTTTCTACCTATTGGAATTCTAGTGGTTCCTATTTCTAATAAGTTACCTTCTAAACTTTTAATTTTATCAATAGCTACAGTATAAGATCTATGTATCCTTATAAAATTACTTTCAGGAAGTTCTTCCGTAATGCTTGTAATTGATTTATGTACAAGATAATTACCTGTTGTAGTAAAAACTTTAATGTAGTCTTTTAAAGATTCAATATAAAGAATCGTATCAAATTTAATTTTTATGAGTTTTTTCTCTACTTTTAAAAAAATGAAAGAATCATTTTTAGAGTCTATTTCTTTTACTCCACCACCTTTTTGACTAAAAACTTGTTGCGTAATTTTATTAATAGCTTTTAGAAACCTACTAAAAGGTATGGGTTTAACTAAATAATCTAAAACATCAAGATCAAAACTTTCTACAGCATATTCTCTATAAGCTGTAGTAATAATAACATTTGTTTTTGATTTTATGATTTCTGCAAATTCTAAACCATTCATTTTTGGCATATTAATATCTAAAAAAAGCACATCAATTTCGCCTTTTTCTAATAAGGGAATTGCCTCTATTGGATTATTAAAGGTTTTTACGATTTCGAAATTTTGAAACTCGCTTAAATGATTTTCAACAACTCTAATTGCCAATGGCTCATCATCAATAATTACGCATTTTATTTTCATAATTTAAATATACTAAATTATAACTGTATTGATAATTCCACAATATAATTTTGGCCTTCTGTTTTTGTTTTGAATGTATAACGATTATCATAAAGTAATTCTAATCTTCTTAGAACATTTTTATTTCCAATTCCATGATTTTTCTTATCCTGAGTAAATAAATTATAGTTATTAATTACTGTAAATTTTAATAAATTAGTTTGAGTAATTTCAAAATCAATTAAAATATTTAATTCATTGTTATCTAAAGTGCCATGTTTGAAACAATTCTCAATAAATGGTAAAAACAATAAAGAAGGTACACTTTGGGCTTCTATATCACCCTGCATATTAATTTGTACTTTTATTTTATCTCCAAAACGTAATTTTTCTAAGTCTATGTAATTTTGAATATAATTTATTTCTTTTATTAATCTAATTTTAGGTTCTTTAGCATCATACAGAATATACTCCATAATCTCAGATAACTTTAAAACAACTTCAGGGGCCTGTTTTGATTTTTCTAAAGTTAAAGCATACAAGTTATTTAGTGTGTTAAAAAAAAAATGTGGTTGAATTTGTGCTTTTAAAAACTGAAGTTCCGTTTTTAACTGTGTTGCCTCCAAATTTTCAATCCTTTTTCTATCAAAAATCCAATCAGCAGTTAACTTAATGGTTGTTACCAAACCAACATCGTAAATACCTATTAAAGAAACAACTAATATATGATTAAAAGCATACGCTCTTTGTGGAGTTTGAGATTCTGGCCAAACATTTTCATTTATAAAGATAAATATCAATTCAGTTCTGACTACATAAAATACAACCAAGCCAACTATAAAGAAGAAAACATAACTTATAATTTTTTTTCTGAAAAGTAATTTTGGTAGTAAAAAATAGACATGAAAGTATGCTAAAAGCATTCCTAGGGTTACAGTAACAATATTTGATTTAAAAGAATACCAATAGTCCTGATAATAACTACCCCATCTAACAACATTAAGAAGAAAATAACTAATCCAGAATAAAAAATGATATTTAACCGGAATCTTATAATTTATATTTTTAAAAGTATTATTCAATGATAATAGTTTAATATTTGATGCTAAATTAGATAAAATTAATAAAAAATAGTCTTGAATTTAACAATTACATACACTGAAATTTATTTATGTGTTAAAAAATGTCATTCATTGTTCTTTTAATGTTGTTTATATATATATTTTTTTGCTAACACTTAAATAATATACTTTTATCCAAGATAAATTTAATTAACTCAATTATTCATGAAGAAAATTTACACAATACTAATTGCTGTTTTCTCAATTGTTTTTACATTAAATGTACAAGCACAAGAGAAAACTATTTCTGGTACAGTAACATCTAAATCAGATGCTTCTACATTGCCAGGAGTAAGCGTTGTTGTACAAGGTACAACAAAGGGAACAGAAACAGACTTTGATGGTAAATACACTATTAAAGCTTCTGTTGGAGAAAAATTAAGCTTTTCATACTTAGGTATGAAAACACAAACAGTATTTATTGGTGCATCTAGTACTATAAATATTGTTTTAGAAGACGATGCAGATCAACTAGATGAAATAGTTGTTACTGCACTTGGTATTAAAAAATCAAGAAAAACACTTACTTACTCCGCACAAGATGTTAAAGGAGATGATTTAACAAGAGTAAAACAGACAAACCCGATTAATAGTTTATCTGGTAAATCTGCTGGTTTAACAATTACTAGAAGTTCTTCTGGTGTTGGTGGCGCTACCAAAGTAGTGTTAAGAGGTAATTCCTCTACTAGCAATAATGATCCTTTATATGTTATAGATGGTGTACCAATGCAAAACAATGGTAATGGTCAAAATGGAGAGACTCCTGGAGCTAACATTTTTGGAAGTCAAACAGGGAATAGAGATGGTGGAGATATAACTTCTCTTATCAATCCTGATGATGTTGAGAGTATGACTATTTTAAAAGGAGCTTCTGCAGCTGCTTTATATGGAAGTCAAGGTGCTAATGGTGTGATCTTAATTACCACAAAAAGTGGAAAAGAAGGAAAAATAAAAGTAAATTTTAATTCAACTCTTACAATTGATAATGTTGTTTCTTTACCTAAACTACAAACAGAATATCAATCTCTTTCTGTTGGAGGAGCTATCTCTGAAAACGGCAGAGTTACAGATCCTAAATCTTGGGGAGGTAAAACTAGTGGTTTATCTAATACTGTAGATGATTTTTTTAATACAGGACAAACATTAACTAACTCATTCTCTTTGAGTGCAGGGAATAAAATTGCTCAAACATATTTGTCTTTTGCAAACACATCTGCAAAAGGTGTAATGCCAGGAAATAGATTAAATAGAAATGTTTTAAATGTTCGTGAAACAGCAAGTTTATTGGATGACAAAATTACAGTTTCTGCAAACATTAGTTTATCTGATCAAAGAATTTGGAACAGACCAACAAGTGGTTTGTACTCAAACCCTTTGACAGGTTTATATTTAAACCCAGTAGGAATTGATTTAAATATATATAAAAATAATTTCGAGTATTTTAATACAAGTACTAATATGATGGATCAGTATGCAACTTCTTTTGATGAAAACATACAACAAAATCCTTATTGGTTAACAAACAGAAATACTAGTAAAGATGGTACTCAAAGAGTAATGGCTAGTATTAGTGCTAAATATCAAATTAATGAGGACTTATCTATACAATCTAGAGGTAGTTTTGATAAATCTTTCTTTTCTTTTGATAAACAATTATATGCAGGTAGCGATTTAACTTTTGTACCAGCTACAGGTAGATATATTAATGAGAAGACTGAGAATACTCAACAGTATTTAGATTTCATAGCAAATTACAGCAAAGATATCTCTGAAGATTTTAATGTAGGAGTAATATTAGGATCTAGTTTAACAAAATATAAAATTGGTGACCAAACACTTTTAGACTCAGGTCCAGAAGGATTAAGATTTCCAAACGAATTTACCATAGCAAATTTTAATTCTTCTAATGGTATTGCTCAAAGTGTATCAAACAGAGAGGTTCAATCTGTTTTTGGAGCTGCAAACTTTGGATATAAAAACATGTTATTTTTAGATGTTACAGGTAGAACAGATTGGTCTTCAACACTTGTTAATACAAATTCAAGTTCATTCTTTTATCCATCGATTGGTTTAACAAACGTTTTAACTGAAATGTTTGAAATGCCAGAATCTGTATCTTTTGCAAAAGTTAGAGTTTCATATGCAGAGGTTGGTAAAGATATTCCTGTTGGAGCAACTATTCCTTTAAGAACTATTGGAACAACTAATTCTGGTGGTACTATTGGTTCTGCAAATCAAGCTTCATTTGCTCCTAGAGAAGGTGAAACTTTAGAGCCAGAAAAACAAAAGTCTTTCGAGATTGGTACAGAATGGAGATTCTTTGGAAGTCGTTTAGGAGTAGATTTAACATATTATAATTCTAAAACAGAAAATCAAATATTCTTTATTGCTGCTCAACCAAACGTTCAAGGATATACTCAGAATATCGTGAATGCGGGTAAGATTTCAAATAGTGGAATTGAACTAGTAATAAATGGAAAACCAATAGTAAATGACAATTTTAAATGGAATTCTTCTTTAAACTATGCTTCTAATAAAAATAAAGTAATATCTGTTCATCCATCTTTAGATAATGGTGAAGCGATTTTAACAGCACCTGGTGTTAATGGATATGGATTTTCTTTAATAGAGGGAGAAGATTTTGGAAGTATTAGAGGAAAATCTGTAATAAGAAATTCTAATGGGTTACCAGTTGTTAATGACGATGGTGCTGGAAATTTAACGATTGAGGCTACAGAATTTGAAACAATAGCACATGCTCAACCAGATTATACTTTAGGGTGGAGTAATACTTTCGACTTTAAAAACTTTTCTGTAAACTTTTTAATTGATGGAAAATTCGGTGGAGAAGTAGTAAGTGTAACAGAAGCAATTAATGATTTCTATGGTGTATCTCAAGCATCTGCTGATGCTAGAAACAATGGAATGATAGATGTTGTTACTACAACAGGTTCTGCCACACAAATGTCTGCACAAGATTATTTTACAAAAACAGGTGGTAGAGCGGGTCTATTAGGAGAATATGTATATAGTGCAACAAATGTAAGTTTAAGAGAGTTATCAGTAGCATATACATTGCCAAAAGTTTCTAAATATTTCGAAAGTGTAAAACTTTCATTAATTGCAAACAATCTCTTCTTTTTATATAAAGATGCACCCTTCGATCCTAATATTGCATCAAGTACAGGTATAGGTTTACAGGGAGTTGATATCTATGGACAACCTTCAACTAGAAGTATTGGATTAAACATGAACATAAATTTCTAAGACGATGAAAAATATATATAAATACTTAGCAGCTTCATTACTAGTTATTGGTTTTGCTAGTTGTACAGAAGATTTTGAAGACATTAATACAAATCCAAATGGTATTACTGAAGAAAGTCTTACACAGATGAATAATAATGTTGGAAATGAATTTCAACCAATGTTTTTAAATGTTTTTAATGTAACTCCAGCTTGGAACTATCAGTTACAACAAAACCTTTTAGGTGATACATTTTCAGGATACATGACTCCTCCTACACCATTTGCAGGAAATGTGAACAACATGACGTATTCATTAGTAGATGGATGGAATGGTTTTCCTTGGTCTGATGCTTATGGAAATATAATGCCACAAGCATTAAATGTAAAAAATGCTGTTCAACTCGGTGGAGATGAAAAAGGTGTAAAGTTTGTTCATTTAGCTAACATCATTAAGGTAACTGCAATGCATCGTGTTTCTGATATCTATGGACCAATTAGATATACTAAATTTAATGACTTTGCAACTACAGGTGAATACGATTCTCAAGAAGTTGCTTACCAAGCATTCTTTGATGATTTAGCAACTGCTATAGATGGTTTAGAGCCTTTTATTGGAGATGTACAATTTCAACCTTTTGATATGGCTGCTTTTGGAGGAGATATAGCAAAATGGAGACAATATGCTAATAGTTTAAGATTAAGATTAGCAATGCGTGTAGTAAATACAAATCCATCTTTAGCTAAATCTCAAGGAGAATTAGCATTAAGTAGTAATGCTGGTTTATTAGAATCAGAAAACATGGTTATAAATACTGGCTTTCCTCACCCTATTACAGTTATTAGTGGTTCTTGGGGAGATATAAGAATGGGTGCAGAAATGGAATCTATCTTAACAGGTTATAATGATGGTAGAATGGAAACTTATTTTAATCCATCTGCAGATGCAACTTTAAGTGGAGATTATAAAGGAATTAGAATGGGTATTGATATTACCGCTAAAGGCCAATATGTTGAACATTCTTCTATAGGTAAAGTAATTGATGGAGAAACATTAACTTGGATGACATCAGCAGAAATTCTATTATTAAAAGCTGAAGCAGCATTAAGAGGATGGGCTAATGCAGGTGATGAAAAAGCAAATTATGAAGCTGGTGTAACTGAATCATTTTCTCAGCATGGTGTTTCTGGAATCGCTGCTTATTTAGCAGATAATACAAGTACTCCTGCAGATTTTGTAGATGCTTTAAATCCTGTAAATAACATAGCTTACGCAAGTGATGTAAAAATTGCATACAATACAGCTGGTACTAATGAAGAAAAATTAGAACAAATTATTACACAAAAGTGGATAGCAATGTTTCCTGATGGACAAGAAGCTTGGTCTGAGTTTAGAAGAACAGGTTACCCTAGAGTTTTTCCAGTAGTAGTTAATAATAGTGGAGGTACTATAGATACAGATACTCAAATAAGAAGAATAAATTTTGTAGCCAATGAGGTTAATACAAATGGCGAAAATGTTCAAACAGCAGTTAGTTTATTAGGTGGTCCTGATAATGGTGGGACAAGATTATGGTGGGACAAAGCAGGTTCTAACTTTTAGAAATTACATAGTTTTTTTGATTAATTATTTCAACCGGAAATGTTTCATACATTTCCGGTTGTTTTTTGTACTTGATTTTCTGTTTTTGGTCGATAAAATTATTATTAATCTTTAGTCTACAGTACTTTTATATCTAGATAGGAAAAATTAAAAAACACTTATTATGCTTAAACAAACGAAAACAACATATCAACAAGTAGGGCAATTTGAAGATACTAGATATGAAAAAATTCATAATGTTACTTATCATTCTTCTCATGAAGCATCAAAATTTGTTGCTCAAGAAATTGCAGATTTAATAAGACAAAAACAAAACGAAAATAAAAATTGTGTCCTTGGTTTAGCTACAGGTTCATCCCCAATAAAGGTTTATGAAGAACTGGTTAGAATGCATAATGAAGAAGGATTAAGCTTCGAAAATGTAATCACTTTTAATTTAGATGAGTATTATTCTATGGATAAAAGTAATATTCAAAGTTATTTTTATTTTATGCATGAGCATCTTTTTAATCATGTAGATATTTTATCAGAAAATATTAATATTCCTGATGGAACCGTTTCTTTAGATGATTTATATCAATATTGTATCGATTATGAAATGAGGATTAAAAAAGTTGGTGGATTAGATTTTCAACTTTTAGGTATTGGTAGAACAGGTCACATTGGTTTTAATGAACCAGGTTCTCATGTAAATTCTGGAACAAGAATTATTACCTTAAATCATATTACTAGAGTAGATGCAGCACCCGCATTTTTAGAAATTAAAAATGTACCTAGAAAAGCAATTACAATGGGAATTGGTACTGTAAAAAGTGCTAAAAGAATTGTTTTATTGGCTTGGGGATCAAATAAAAGCGAGATAATAAAGGAGACAATTGAAGGAGGAATTAGTTCTCAAGTACCAGCAACTTATTTACAAGAACATAATAATACAACATTTGTTATTGATGAAGCGGCTGCATCTAAACTTACACGTACAGAAACACCTTGGCTGGTAACCTCTTGTGTTTGGGATGATAGATTAAAATTAAAAGCGGTTGTTTGGTTAAGTAATTTAATGAATAAATCGATTTTAAAATTAACAGATAGTGATTATAATGATAATGGTATGTCTGGACTTTTAACGATTGAGGGCACTGCTTATGACTTAAACATTAAGATGTTTAATAAGTTACAGCAAACAATTACAGGTTGGCCTGGAGGAAAACCAAATGCTGATGATACTCATAGACCAGAAAGAGCAACACCTAATAAAAAACGAGTTGTTATTTTTAGTCCTCATCCAGATGATGATGTAATTTCTATGGGTGGAACTTTTGATCGATTAGTAGAGCAGGGTCATGATGTGCATGTAGTATACCAAACTTCTGGAAATATTGCTGTATCTGATGAAGAAGCATTAAAATTTGCAGAAATTTCTAAAGGATTTAGCACAAACTCTGAAAAAATAAATAACATTATCAGTTTTATTAAAAGTAAAAAAGGAAATGATATTATAGATTCTTTGGATGTAAGACAATTAAAAGGAGCTATCAGAAAAAGTGAATCTCTTGCTGCAACCAGATATTTAGGTTTGCCAGATAAAAATGTACACTTTTTAAATCTTCCTTTTTATGAAACAGGAACGATTAAGAAAGGAAACCTTACTCAAGAAGATATAGACATTATGATTAGTTTGATTGATTCAGTTAAACCACATCAAATATATGCAGCTGGCGATTTAGCAGATCCTCATGGAACCCATAAAGTTTGTTTAGACGCCTTATTTATGGCTCTTGAAGAAATTAAATCAGAAAAAAAATACATGAAAGATTGTTGGGTTTGGTTGTATAGAGGTGCTTGGCATGAGTGGGAGCCAGATGAAATTGAAATGGCTGTTCCTATGAGTCCTGATCAGGTATTAAAAAAGAGACATGCTATTTTTTATCATCAATCTCAAAAAGATGGTGTAATGTTTCAAGGCGGAGATTCTAGAGAATTTTGGGTTAGAGTTGAAGACAGAAATAGATTAACTGCAAAAAAGTATAACGATTTTGGATTAGCAGATTATGCAGCCATAGAAGCTTTTAAGAGATATCGTTTTTAATAAAAAGATGCTTAGTTGATTTTTTTTATCCATCAGAACATATAAAAACTAAAATAATTTATGAAAAGAGTTCTTACAATTATTATGCTTAGTCTTTTTAACTATTATTATTTTTATTCTCAAAGTAGTTTAATTGAGAAATATAATTTAATGCCTTGGCCACAAGAAATCAATGAAAACAGTGCTTCTTTTAATATAGATGAGCAACTAACAATTCATATTTCTGGAGAAGATGCTAAACAAAGAGTTCACAATAATGCTGTTCAATTTTTAAGAAGACTTGCTAATAGGACAGGGATTTTTATAGATTCGGGTTTTCCTATTGAAAATAAAAATGCATCCATAAATATTAATTTTGATGCAGTTTCTAAATTAACTACAGAAAGTGATGAATCTTATTCTTTGGATATCAAGAAAAGTAGAATTAGCATTAATGCAAAGACAGATGTTGGTGCGTTAAGAGGGTTAGAAACACTTTTACAATTGGTTCATTTTAATAAATCTAATTATTATTTTGAAGGAGTTTCTGTAAGCGATTCTCCTAGATTTGTTTGGCGAGGATTAATGATAGATGCTGCTCGTCATTTTCAACCTGTTGATGTTATAAAGCGTAATTTAGATGCAATGGCTTCTGTAAAAATGAATGTTTTTCATTGGCATTTAACAGATGACCAAGGGTTTAGGGTTGAGTCTAAAGTGTTTCCAAGATTGCAAGAAGTTGCAGCAGATGGTTTATTTTACACTCAAGAACAAATAAAAGATGTTGTTAAATATGCTTCTAATTTAGGGATAAGGGTAGTTCCAGAATTTGATGTTCCTGGGCATGCGTCTGCAATTTTAGCTGCATATCCAGAATTGGGTAGTAAAGAAGATTATAACTATAATGTTGAACGTTTTTCTGGTGTTTTTAATCCAACTTTAAATCCTTCTAAAGAAGTTACTTATCTTTTCTTAGAAACTTTATTTAGAGAAATTACCCCTCTTTTTCCTGATGAATATTTTCACATTGGAGGTGATGAAAATGAAGGTAAACATTGGGATGGAAATGAAGAAATTCAAGAGTTTAAAAAAAAACATAACTTAAAGACCAATCATGATTTACAAACTTTTTTTAATATCAAATTAGATAAAGTATTAAAAAAATTAGATAAAAAATTAATGGGTTGGGATGAAATTTTAACACCTTCAACTCCAACAACAGCTGTAATTCATTCGTGGAGAGGAAAACACGAAGGTTTAAAACAAAGTACTTTAATAAAAGCTGCAAAAAAAGGGTATCAAACTGTACTTTCTGCAGGTTTTTATATTGATAGAGTTTTATCTGTTGATAATCATTACAATATAGATCCCATAGGAAATGCTGTTTTAACAAAAGATGAGCGTAAAAGAATTTTAGGTGCAGAAACTACAATGTGGAGTGAGCTAGTTACACCATTAACCATAGACTCTAGAATTTGGCCTAGAACTGCTGCAATAGCAGAACGTTTTTGGTCTTCAAAAGAAGTAAATGATTTAGATAATATGAAAAAAAGATTGAAAGTTATTAATTTTCAATTAGAAGAATTAGGTATTACTCATATTAAAAACAGAGACCTAATTTTAAGGAATATCGCAAATCATAAAAGTATTGACGCTTTAAAAACCTTATCTAATATTTGTGAGCCTTTAAAAGTATATTCAAGAAATAAAGGAGGTACAGAATATAAAACTTTTTCTCCTTTTACATTA
Proteins encoded:
- a CDS encoding RagB/SusD family nutrient uptake outer membrane protein; this encodes MKNIYKYLAASLLVIGFASCTEDFEDINTNPNGITEESLTQMNNNVGNEFQPMFLNVFNVTPAWNYQLQQNLLGDTFSGYMTPPTPFAGNVNNMTYSLVDGWNGFPWSDAYGNIMPQALNVKNAVQLGGDEKGVKFVHLANIIKVTAMHRVSDIYGPIRYTKFNDFATTGEYDSQEVAYQAFFDDLATAIDGLEPFIGDVQFQPFDMAAFGGDIAKWRQYANSLRLRLAMRVVNTNPSLAKSQGELALSSNAGLLESENMVINTGFPHPITVISGSWGDIRMGAEMESILTGYNDGRMETYFNPSADATLSGDYKGIRMGIDITAKGQYVEHSSIGKVIDGETLTWMTSAEILLLKAEAALRGWANAGDEKANYEAGVTESFSQHGVSGIAAYLADNTSTPADFVDALNPVNNIAYASDVKIAYNTAGTNEEKLEQIITQKWIAMFPDGQEAWSEFRRTGYPRVFPVVVNNSGGTIDTDTQIRRINFVANEVNTNGENVQTAVSLLGGPDNGGTRLWWDKAGSNF
- the nagB gene encoding glucosamine-6-phosphate deaminase, with amino-acid sequence MLKQTKTTYQQVGQFEDTRYEKIHNVTYHSSHEASKFVAQEIADLIRQKQNENKNCVLGLATGSSPIKVYEELVRMHNEEGLSFENVITFNLDEYYSMDKSNIQSYFYFMHEHLFNHVDILSENINIPDGTVSLDDLYQYCIDYEMRIKKVGGLDFQLLGIGRTGHIGFNEPGSHVNSGTRIITLNHITRVDAAPAFLEIKNVPRKAITMGIGTVKSAKRIVLLAWGSNKSEIIKETIEGGISSQVPATYLQEHNNTTFVIDEAAASKLTRTETPWLVTSCVWDDRLKLKAVVWLSNLMNKSILKLTDSDYNDNGMSGLLTIEGTAYDLNIKMFNKLQQTITGWPGGKPNADDTHRPERATPNKKRVVIFSPHPDDDVISMGGTFDRLVEQGHDVHVVYQTSGNIAVSDEEALKFAEISKGFSTNSEKINNIISFIKSKKGNDIIDSLDVRQLKGAIRKSESLAATRYLGLPDKNVHFLNLPFYETGTIKKGNLTQEDIDIMISLIDSVKPHQIYAAGDLADPHGTHKVCLDALFMALEEIKSEKKYMKDCWVWLYRGAWHEWEPDEIEMAVPMSPDQVLKKRHAIFYHQSQKDGVMFQGGDSREFWVRVEDRNRLTAKKYNDFGLADYAAIEAFKRYRF
- a CDS encoding sugar MFS transporter, coding for MSNNTKSPSQAKNNTLVPIIIIAGLFFIFGFVTWINGALIPFMKTINELTDAQSYLVASASYISFVVMALPASYIINKIGYKKGMSLGLVIMAAGALLFIPAANARTYWMFLTAIFIQGAGMTILQTASNPYITILGPIESAAKRIAIMGIANKVAGSLGSVIFGAILLSGISGIKEKLDIVNDEEKANLLNTMADSVITPYIIMAIVLFVLGILIRKAPLSHVEADPIEESDSDEKAKSSIFQFPHLWLGVLALFLYVGVEVVAGDTIIAYGISLNIPVEEAKFFTLFTLMAMVATYGLGVFLIPKYITQSFALKISAILGIVFSFCIVYTTGFTSVLFVAALGIANALVWPAIWPLALTGLGKFTKTASALLIMAISGGAIIPPLYGALVDNRKEGLITNGINEASALAEAASFGYWILLPCYIIILYYAFWGHKVGLKKV
- a CDS encoding SusC/RagA family TonB-linked outer membrane protein encodes the protein MKKIYTILIAVFSIVFTLNVQAQEKTISGTVTSKSDASTLPGVSVVVQGTTKGTETDFDGKYTIKASVGEKLSFSYLGMKTQTVFIGASSTINIVLEDDADQLDEIVVTALGIKKSRKTLTYSAQDVKGDDLTRVKQTNPINSLSGKSAGLTITRSSSGVGGATKVVLRGNSSTSNNDPLYVIDGVPMQNNGNGQNGETPGANIFGSQTGNRDGGDITSLINPDDVESMTILKGASAAALYGSQGANGVILITTKSGKEGKIKVNFNSTLTIDNVVSLPKLQTEYQSLSVGGAISENGRVTDPKSWGGKTSGLSNTVDDFFNTGQTLTNSFSLSAGNKIAQTYLSFANTSAKGVMPGNRLNRNVLNVRETASLLDDKITVSANISLSDQRIWNRPTSGLYSNPLTGLYLNPVGIDLNIYKNNFEYFNTSTNMMDQYATSFDENIQQNPYWLTNRNTSKDGTQRVMASISAKYQINEDLSIQSRGSFDKSFFSFDKQLYAGSDLTFVPATGRYINEKTENTQQYLDFIANYSKDISEDFNVGVILGSSLTKYKIGDQTLLDSGPEGLRFPNEFTIANFNSSNGIAQSVSNREVQSVFGAANFGYKNMLFLDVTGRTDWSSTLVNTNSSSFFYPSIGLTNVLTEMFEMPESVSFAKVRVSYAEVGKDIPVGATIPLRTIGTTNSGGTIGSANQASFAPREGETLEPEKQKSFEIGTEWRFFGSRLGVDLTYYNSKTENQIFFIAAQPNVQGYTQNIVNAGKISNSGIELVINGKPIVNDNFKWNSSLNYASNKNKVISVHPSLDNGEAILTAPGVNGYGFSLIEGEDFGSIRGKSVIRNSNGLPVVNDDGAGNLTIEATEFETIAHAQPDYTLGWSNTFDFKNFSVNFLIDGKFGGEVVSVTEAINDFYGVSQASADARNNGMIDVVTTTGSATQMSAQDYFTKTGGRAGLLGEYVYSATNVSLRELSVAYTLPKVSKYFESVKLSLIANNLFFLYKDAPFDPNIASSTGIGLQGVDIYGQPSTRSIGLNMNINF
- a CDS encoding LytTR family DNA-binding domain-containing protein encodes the protein MKIKCVIIDDEPLAIRVVENHLSEFQNFEIVKTFNNPIEAIPLLEKGEIDVLFLDINMPKMNGLEFAEIIKSKTNVIITTAYREYAVESFDLDVLDYLVKPIPFSRFLKAINKITQQVFSQKGGGVKEIDSKNDSFIFLKVEKKLIKIKFDTILYIESLKDYIKVFTTTGNYLVHKSITSITEELPESNFIRIHRSYTVAIDKIKSLEGNLLEIGTTRIPIGRKYVNHAKKTILNID
- a CDS encoding sensor histidine kinase codes for the protein MNNTFKNINYKIPVKYHFLFWISYFLLNVVRWGSYYQDYWYSFKSNIVTVTLGMLLAYFHVYFLLPKLLFRKKIISYVFFFIVGLVVFYVVRTELIFIFINENVWPESQTPQRAYAFNHILVVSLIGIYDVGLVTTIKLTADWIFDRKRIENLEATQLKTELQFLKAQIQPHFFFNTLNNLYALTLEKSKQAPEVVLKLSEIMEYILYDAKEPKIRLIKEINYIQNYIDLEKLRFGDKIKVQINMQGDIEAQSVPSLLFLPFIENCFKHGTLDNNELNILIDFEITQTNLLKFTVINNYNLFTQDKKNHGIGNKNVLRRLELLYDNRYTFKTKTEGQNYIVELSIQL